The following DNA comes from Anopheles arabiensis isolate DONGOLA chromosome 3, AaraD3, whole genome shotgun sequence.
TGTGCGCACCTATCGCACACCCAGCTCAGCGCGATCGAGGGTAATTGTTAGCCTTTATCAAAGGAGCAAGTTCTTGCGCTTGTTTGATCACACAAGAAGGCCCTGCGGTAGCCCGCGACCCTGCGAGATGGAGCGTGATGGCGAAGTGGCAACCGAAACACCGAAGTTGCCGAGGTACGAAACCGAAAGTGCGTGCGTATCGCTGTTCGGTTGGCCGCGAACTGGCCGCCCGGTTCGAGGGGATTCGCTTAAATGTTCTGATCACCGACCCAAGCGACGGGCGCAGCGAAAGCCGACTGCagtggtgcgttttttttatcgttcgtTCAACGttgccaccaccagcaccgcgGTCGTCGGTCGGGCTGGGCTGCACAGACGAGGCTCACCGTTGGCGGCGTCAGAGCGTTTGTCGTAAGGGGTTAAGAATCGATCGGTAGACGTATGTGTTCTTGCACCAGCTGATGATCATCCGCCGATCGTGTTTTGTTGCAGGAAGTGTCCAGATGAGGTCGAACGTGACGATATCGTGAGGCGTGTGTAGGAGTCACGAGTCAATGCGCAAAATATGTTCGCGGAGACTTTTTAAAAGTCATGGACCTCGAGGCAAGACGAGCGGGCGGCATATCAGCATGGATTTCAGTCGAGGCAGATGACACCGGTTGTCCTTagatgctgttgctgatgctgctgctgctgctgctgctgtcgaaaGTCCGACAATGACCTACCGAGGTGGCGGAAGTGGCTTGCTGGAAATACTTTTCGCACTATCGTTACCGCGAACTTTTTGAACGATGCGTTCGGTCGGTTGGCGGCACGTGagtcgaatgtaaacattgctTAAGAAGGTACGGAAATGGATTAGTGTACCGGGTGGAGGAGCGTGTGATTGTTTATTGGTGACGATTGGACGATGTTGCTTGGGAGTAATTATTAAGAATGAAAACGGCGATGACATATGATTCACATGATATTGTTTCTATCACGATGAACTGAATGTTTGAGGCGAAAAATTTATGCCGGaggtggtttgtttgtttgccacgATTCTAAGAGATATTGGCTTAATCATTTGTTGGTATGTTGGTATGACTTGTTTTTGATTCGTGTAAATATTTGTATCTATTACCTATATTCGAAACTTCCATTATCTTTCATAGGTTTTGAATGACCAACAAGCAGATAATTTAAACAAAGCGTGATCTAAAGCATTGGCTATTGAggtggggcggtcccgtggtacagtcttcTACTCACACGAcgtaataacatgcccgtcctgAGTTCTAGTCTATAATCGATCGTCCCTCCGTAGCGAGGCCTGACTTATCCGGCTGCGTTTTATTGAATAAAGTCTTGAAagtctgtataggccggcatgtccacgtTGGACAGGACGGTTATGCAAaatagaagtagaagaagCTTTTAAGAATTGtctattagttttttttaaataatttatgatactattattattgattttttatgcaTCAATTTGTGATGTAATTAATGATACACTTTTTTATGTAGCAGATGTCACGTTGAAGATAAACGATGTTGTATATTAATACTATTATACATTACTCATTGtcaattctacaaaaaaaaatcatattttaaggATTGATAAGGTCTAAACACAAAAAGAGTATAATTTTAGAATCTCTTTTCATGTAAGAAAATAATATCGATTGTTGTATTTTACATCGCATCAGCCAATAACGTATGCtgcattttgaattttgttgtttaaataaatttataagTTATTGATGGGTTAATCTCATTCAAATTCACGAATCTGAATCTTAATATCCTTCTACTATTTGTCATAACGAGCTACGCAGTCAACGTgacctatacaggcttttgaTACTTATTTTTAGTACCAcccagccggatagtcagtccttgcaaTGGGGGGAAGGTTGATATGAGGCTTCAACGGGAATACGGGTGATCCACGAGATACGACTTTATTTGGGACCGTTAAATAATTCCGAATCATGGACGTCATCCAAAAAGtcattcatgaatcttttgagattcatcaATGTACCTTAAGATAATCACAAACCTCGAAAAATGCATTGAACGTAAGAATCAGTTTCAAATTTTGATTCGTTGTTCAAAATGATTCATCGTCCTTTACGGGCAGctataaaaaagtaaacaaacatgtGTAAAAAAAGATTCCTAATATGTAAACctgtgaaaatgaaatatcataATCAAGAACATCAAATCTACTTTAAATgatcaaaatatttaaataaattactttaaatcaaaatataaattcgAGGCACTGTGATGTTGCATATTACGTTTATTACATAAACCGTAGATTATCTTTTTAATCTCATGTAAATACAGCACTATTCTgaagtcttcttcttcttcttcttatttggttGGTAGGATATGATCTATACTTTCCGTATTCGTATTCTGTGGTCAATATTTTTGTTGGTAAATAACTGAtgtttgtaatttaaaaaagccACGTATGAACACGTCTAACCACTTTGTAAGCTATTCCAAGACGTTTGAAACGTCTGAAAACGACCCCACTGTTgcagtgaccagaaataccgatttatctgtattcctaccaattttttatatgcctaccgattcacagatgaccgccttaaaactaccgattttccatttatcctaccgaaaatcacagatatttgatttttcagtcgtttaagcttaatctgtggcgcttgggatgctgTTTCAAAGATCGCTATCCTCATTTGTTACTCATCGCGCACaatgcacgtttgtttgcctggcacttGAAAAATGCTACATGCGTTTTGAATTCAACATTTTATCCATAAACATTTATGTTCttaataagaagaaaatgtcagttgtgtgGATTCCGAGAAGTGCTCGCCAAAGAAAATactttgaatttgaatttgaatctcgctgtctGCGGTAAAAGCTTAAAACGAAAATTattgttaaaataattgattaaatttaaattgtcgcgttctcaacagtgctcctgccgaaatctgccaaaatATACTGGCCACACTGGTTGCATCCCCTGAGGAGTGACGTTTCGACTGTTTGACagctgtttgttttcgttaaTCGGCAGAGTTGAAAACACGTGCGCTACCGGCACACTTTATTAAAGTTCTTCTCTAAACATGCAAAAGCAACGTAAGTTTAATCCGAAGAAAAGGCCCGCCAAGCAGAAAACGAAAGATGCATCGTGGCAACAGGTGAAACTGAACGGTCCGGTCATTTCGGACGAGGGTGCCGATTTTGGTGGCTTCATCGGGCTGGAAGTGCTCGAGAACTACTCCGGCGACTTTGTGCGGAAGGAAAAGAGAAAGGTAACGTAAATAACTCGATCGTGTAGAGTTGAAATCATTTGTGAATAATTCATTTACTCTTTCAGTACGACAAGGATATTGATAGCTTAGAGAGGAAAAAGAAGTCGAAACGTAAGCGCTCATTCGACAGCGACAGTGATGACAGCGACGATGATAGCGATGATTCGGAGAAAGAGACgaaaagcaagaagaagaagaagaacgccAAAAAATTGAAACCGCAAGCTGAGACCGACTCGAGTGAAGATGATTCGGGTTTTGATGATCAGccgaagaaaaagaataagcCCGAGAAAGAGTCTCCGCCCGTAAAGTCGAAGAAAAATGACAGGGAACCAGGCGAAGGGGCAGAGGAAGCGACCAGTTCGAACTTTTCGATGTTGCTAAAACCTCCAAAAGCCACTaaaaagcagcagaagcaaacaGAACCCTTGGTAAAGGAAACCAAAACGACTGTTTCGCAGATCAATTCCAACTCCAagaaggaggagaaaaaatcaaaacaaaacaataaagctGAAGCGCAGAAAGAGCCGGAACCTCCCAAGTCCAGTTCCAGTACCAAGCCGCAGCAAAACCAAtcgaagcaaaacaatgctACTACAGTGTCTGACAAACCCGTTCCGGAGCCTTATTCCACTGCGGACTACACGGTGAGTTGTAGTGGCAGCTTCTTTAGCATGATTTTCCTGTGTTAACTCGAATTCGTTCCTTTTCCAGGCTTGGGTACAGCTGGGCGTATCAGAACCGGTTGTGCGAGCGCTTGCCGACAAAGGTTTCAAGGTACCGACCGAGATCCAAAACAAATCACTTCCGGTTGCCATCTACGGGCGTCGCGATTTGCTCGGTGCAGCGGAAACGGGCAGCGGAAAGACTCTTGCCTTCGGTATACCGATGCTAGAAGGTATCATGCGTCTGAAGAAGGGCAAGAAACCGGTGGCAGACGATTCGAGCGAGCACGAAATGACGCCTCCACCGGAAGATATGGAAGTCACGGAGGAGGATGCAAAGGTGTTCGCAGAGGAGGGTCGTAAGCTGGGCAATTCGTCAGCCGCCCCTGAAGACAAACCCTTGTACGGGTTAATCCTTACACCGACTCGTGAATTAGCGGTACAGATTAACGATCATCTGAAGGCGGTCGCTAAGTATACCGACATTAACATTGCGACCGTGTTCGGTGGTTTGGCCACGGTGAAGCAGGAACGCATGCTGCGCAAATGTCCAGAGATAGTGATCGCAACGCCGGGTCGGCTGTGGGAGCTGGTCAAGAGTGAAAATCATCACCTTTCCAAGGTGGCAGACATCAGGTGTGGCTTTGTGAGGAATGTGCGAAAGTATTGGTCAATTTATGGAATAATTTCCTGTTTTTCAGATATCTCGTTATCGATGAAACAGATCGAATGCTGGAAAAGGGACACTTTGAGGAGCTGAAAGAACTGCTGGCCCTGATCAACGCCAACGAGGAGGCAAAGAAGCTTCGTCGGAACTATATCTTCTCTGCCACGCTTACGATGGACCATGAGATGCCTACTCATATAAAAAGTATGTTTTGATAGCAtttgtagcatttttttacgataCTACTACCAATTTCTTCTCTGCCGTATACTTTTTCTTCCACAGGACATCCTAAGAAGTCGAAAAAAGCGCTCAAACTAACGCCCGGCCAGCGTATGGCGAATCTAATCGAAACCATCGGTATGACCGATCCGAAGATCGTCGACCTTACGCAAGATCACGGCACTGCTCGTACGCTAACCGAATCGCGTatcctgtgccagatggagcACAAAGACTTTTATCTGTACTACTTCCTCGATCGTCATCCCGGGCGAACGCTCGTGTTCTGCAACTCGATCGACTGCGTGAAGCGGCTCGTTTCCCTGTTCGACTATCTGAACTGCCAGCCGCTTAGTCTGTTTGGAAGCATGCAGCAGCGCCAGCGGCTGAAGAATCTGGAGCGTTTCACGGCCAACCCACGGGCACTGCTGATTGCGACCGATGTGGCCGCGCGTGGTTTGGACATTCCGAACGTGGACCACGTCATCCACTATCAGGTGCCGAAGACGACGGAAAACTATGTGCACCGCTCGGGGCGTACGGCACGTGCAAGCAAGGAAGGTTTGACGGTGCTGCTGATTGGACCGTCCGAGGTGAGGGACTACGTTAAGCTGAACCAAGACTTGGGCCGCACGGAGGATCTGCCACTGTATCCGACCAGCGAGCGGGTGATGCGACAGGTGAAGGAACGGGTAACGTTGGCGCGGCAAATCGAGCGAATGGATCTGCAGCAGCGTCGGGAAGGGGCGACCCGTTCGTGGGAAGATCAGCTGGCAAAGGAGTTCCAGAGCGAATCGGAGGTGGACAGCGAGCAGGAGGAGGTACGACGGACGGAGCAGACCAAGCGGAAGAGACAGTTTCGGGCAAAACGGCTGGAGCTTAGCCAGCTGCTGGCGAGGCCGATTGTAGCTGAACGCATCGAGATGAGCTATCCGTCGTTGAACATTAACCCTACGATGAGCGAACCGACGGCGACGGAACAGTCCGCCATCACCGTGGTGCGTAAAGCCGAACAGCAGCGCATTCTCGAGAAAAAGCAGCAAC
Coding sequences within:
- the LOC120899554 gene encoding ATP-dependent RNA helicase ddx24, which produces MQKQRKFNPKKRPAKQKTKDASWQQVKLNGPVISDEGADFGGFIGLEVLENYSGDFVRKEKRKYDKDIDSLERKKKSKRKRSFDSDSDDSDDDSDDSEKETKSKKKKKNAKKLKPQAETDSSEDDSGFDDQPKKKNKPEKESPPVKSKKNDREPGEGAEEATSSNFSMLLKPPKATKKQQKQTEPLVKETKTTVSQINSNSKKEEKKSKQNNKAEAQKEPEPPKSSSSTKPQQNQSKQNNATTVSDKPVPEPYSTADYTAWVQLGVSEPVVRALADKGFKVPTEIQNKSLPVAIYGRRDLLGAAETGSGKTLAFGIPMLEGIMRLKKGKKPVADDSSEHEMTPPPEDMEVTEEDAKVFAEEGRKLGNSSAAPEDKPLYGLILTPTRELAVQINDHLKAVAKYTDINIATVFGGLATVKQERMLRKCPEIVIATPGRLWELVKSENHHLSKVADIRYLVIDETDRMLEKGHFEELKELLALINANEEAKKLRRNYIFSATLTMDHEMPTHIKRHPKKSKKALKLTPGQRMANLIETIGMTDPKIVDLTQDHGTARTLTESRILCQMEHKDFYLYYFLDRHPGRTLVFCNSIDCVKRLVSLFDYLNCQPLSLFGSMQQRQRLKNLERFTANPRALLIATDVAARGLDIPNVDHVIHYQVPKTTENYVHRSGRTARASKEGLTVLLIGPSEVRDYVKLNQDLGRTEDLPLYPTSERVMRQVKERVTLARQIERMDLQQRREGATRSWEDQLAKEFQSESEVDSEQEEVRRTEQTKRKRQFRAKRLELSQLLARPIVAERIEMSYPSLNINPTMSEPTATEQSAITVVRKAEQQRILEKKQQRKKKRAN